Proteins encoded by one window of Coregonus clupeaformis isolate EN_2021a unplaced genomic scaffold, ASM2061545v1 scaf0001, whole genome shotgun sequence:
- the LOC123482946 gene encoding LOW QUALITY PROTEIN: low affinity immunoglobulin gamma Fc region receptor II-like (The sequence of the model RefSeq protein was modified relative to this genomic sequence to represent the inferred CDS: substituted 1 base at 1 genomic stop codon), whose amino-acid sequence MEVLLVQTQTRLYIFKIKSLKTAFSFITDKPKSVLSISPQWLNPGDSVTLSCKVDKMSTGWXFPWYRTVPYRAGLPSLLDKSYSVEPLSDRSTGTTESFYTLSPAGPTPTGGYVCRAGRGDPVYDTLYSEPQFLWSGDLQPSVSLRISPNTTQHFTSKSLSLSCEEKGNSTGWRLMRYTERGVESGCVSNWGSTTGSTCTISYTYTGDSGVFWCESGSGEYSNAVNITVDDDDVILESPAYPMTEGDSVTLRCKYWTTSSNIKAEFYKDGVFIKNETTGEMTIPTVSKSDEGFYKCKYTDKGESPESWMTVRVSPVVAPGSSTSVLVGVVVGLVVAGVLLVILLVLMWRFKNSKVMLIQ is encoded by the exons ATGGAAGTTTTACTGGTACAGACACAGACCAGACTCTATATTTTTAAGATTAAAAGTTTAAAAACTGCCTTCTCCTTCATAACAGATAAACCCAAGTCTGTCCTGAGTATCTCTCCTCAGTGGCTGAACCCTGGAGATTCAGTGACTCTCAGCTGTAAAGTTGACAAGATGTCTACAGGCTGGTAGTTCCCCTGGTACAGAACTGTTCCCTACAGAGCTGGGTTACCCTCCCTATTGGACAAGTCCTACTCTGTAGAGCCCCTATCTGACAGGAGTACTGGAACTACAGAGAGCTTCTACACCCTGAGTCCTGCTGGTCCTACTCCCACAGGAGGATATGTGTGTAGAGctgggagaggagacccagtctATGACACACTCTACAGTGAACCTCAGTTTCTCTGGTCAGGAG ATCTGCAGCCTTCAGTGTCTCTCAGAATAAGTCCTAACACAACTCAACACTTTACATCAAAGTCTCTCTCACTGAGCTGTGAGGAGAAGGGGAACTCTACTGGTTGGAGACTgatgagatacacagagagaggagtagagtcaGGGTGTGTCTCTAACTGGGGATCAACAACAGGGTCCACATGTACCATCAGCTACACATACACAGGGGACAGTGGAGTGTTCTGGTGTGAGTCTGGATCAGGAGAGTACAGTAATGCTGTCAACATCACAGTGGATG ATGATGATGTGATCCTGGAGAGCCCTGCCTATCCCATGACTGAaggagactctgtgactctgcGCTGTAAATACTGGACAACTAGCTCAAACATCAAGGCTGAGTTCTACAAAGATGGAGTTTTCATCAAGAATGAGACAACAGGAGAGATGACCATCCCTACAGTATCCAAGTCAGATGAAGGATTCTACAAATGCAAATACACTGACAAGGGAGAATCACCAGAGAGCTGGATGACAGTGAGAG tctctccagtcGTAGCTCCTGGATCCTCTACATCAGTCCTAGTAGGAGTGGTTGTGGGTCTGGTTGTTGCTGGTGTTCTACTGGTCATTCTCCTGGTCCTGATGTGGAGATTTAAAAACTCCAAAG TTATGTTAATTCAGTAA